Proteins co-encoded in one Oreochromis aureus strain Israel breed Guangdong linkage group 3, ZZ_aureus, whole genome shotgun sequence genomic window:
- the LOC116313777 gene encoding interferon-induced protein 44-like isoform X1, which produces MFTPGKEKLSGISFGGFSFEPPASTTKPLSSNGLTTLTAAPTTSVQPAFGTTTLTRDDNSKVTNSSETREPKPQFTFLGGQLKLESPWRNMDWTEERRTSLMETITSYRPSCGEVPQARVLLLGPVSSGKSSFISSVQSVFNGRVTNRAMVGSFSSGFTKKLQSFNIRGKKGEDHTGLVLCDTMGMSEDGMTGLTLHDILLVVKGHVPEGHKFSPDQPVSASETVGYVKRPSLKDKVHCVAFVVDASKITTYPKGLSTTFKQLRKHISDLGVHQVALLSHVDQVCLQTAKDVTGVYESRTIQDVMGKAAALLGMSTSYIVPVKNYSSELDLDVNTDVLLLSAVDHILQYADLYFQDNAPQNKELKTVLEL; this is translated from the exons ATGTTCACGCCTGGTAAAGAAAAACTATCAGGTATCAG CTTTGGTGGCTTTAGCTTTGAACCTCCAGCAAGTACAACTAAACCCTTAAGTTCTAATGGATTGACAACACTCACAGCAGCTCCAACTACTTCAGTCCAACCTGCTTTTGGCACAACAACTCTCACCAGAGATGATAACAGCAAAGTCACAAATAGTTCAGAGACAAGGGAACCAAAACCTCAGTTCACATTCTTGG gAGGTCAACTGAAGTTGGAATCTCCATGGAGAAACATGGactggacagaaga GCGAAGGACAAGCTTGATGGAGACAATCACCTCCTACAGACCGAGCTGCGGGGAGGTGCCTCAGGCCCGGGTTCTCCTCCTGGGCCCGGTCAGTTCTGGAAAGTCGAGCTTCATCAGTTCAGTCCAGTCTGTGTTTAATGGAAGAGTCACCAACCGGGCCATGGTGGGCTCCTTCTCATCCGGTTTTACCAAAAAG CTGCAGTCCTTCAACATTCGGGGTAAGAAGGGTGAGGATCATACTGGGCTGGTGCTGTGTGATACCATGGGTATGAGTGAAGACGGGATGACCGGACTGACTCTTCATGACATCCTGTTAGTCGTTAAAGGCCATGTTCCTGAAGGACACAAG TTTAGCCCAGACCAGCCAGTCTCCGCCTCAGAAACTGTGGGCTATGTGAAGAGGCCGAGCCTTAAAGACAAAGTCCACTGTGTTGCCTTTGTGGTGGACGCCTCAAAAATCACAACTTACCCCAAAGGCCTGAGCACCACATTTAAACAGCTCAGAAAGCACATCAGTGACCTGG GTGTTCACCAGGTGGCGCTGCTCAGCCACGTGGACCAAGTTTGTTTGCAAACAGCCAAAGATGTCACTGGTGTTTATGAGAGCCGCACAATTCAGGATGTG atgGGTAAAGCCGCCGCTCTGTTGGGCATGtccacctcctacatcgttccagTGAAAAACTACTCGTCAGAGCTGGACCTGGATGTGAACACAGATGTGCTGCTTCTCAGTGCTGTTGATCACATCCTGCAGTATGCTGACCTGTATTTCCAGGACAACGCACCACAGAACAAAGAGCTCAAGACAGTCCTGGAGCTCTGA
- the LOC116313777 gene encoding interferon-induced protein 44-like isoform X2: MFTPGKEKLSGISFGGFSFEPPASTTKPLSSNGLTTLTAAPTTSVQPAFGTTTLTRDDNSKVTNSSETREPKPQFTFLGGQLKLESPWRNMDWTEERRTSLMETITSYRPSCGEVPQARVLLLGPVSSGKSSFISSVQSVFNGRVTNRAMVGSFSSGFTKKSFNIRGKKGEDHTGLVLCDTMGMSEDGMTGLTLHDILLVVKGHVPEGHKFSPDQPVSASETVGYVKRPSLKDKVHCVAFVVDASKITTYPKGLSTTFKQLRKHISDLGVHQVALLSHVDQVCLQTAKDVTGVYESRTIQDVMGKAAALLGMSTSYIVPVKNYSSELDLDVNTDVLLLSAVDHILQYADLYFQDNAPQNKELKTVLEL; encoded by the exons ATGTTCACGCCTGGTAAAGAAAAACTATCAGGTATCAG CTTTGGTGGCTTTAGCTTTGAACCTCCAGCAAGTACAACTAAACCCTTAAGTTCTAATGGATTGACAACACTCACAGCAGCTCCAACTACTTCAGTCCAACCTGCTTTTGGCACAACAACTCTCACCAGAGATGATAACAGCAAAGTCACAAATAGTTCAGAGACAAGGGAACCAAAACCTCAGTTCACATTCTTGG gAGGTCAACTGAAGTTGGAATCTCCATGGAGAAACATGGactggacagaaga GCGAAGGACAAGCTTGATGGAGACAATCACCTCCTACAGACCGAGCTGCGGGGAGGTGCCTCAGGCCCGGGTTCTCCTCCTGGGCCCGGTCAGTTCTGGAAAGTCGAGCTTCATCAGTTCAGTCCAGTCTGTGTTTAATGGAAGAGTCACCAACCGGGCCATGGTGGGCTCCTTCTCATCCGGTTTTACCAAAAAG TCCTTCAACATTCGGGGTAAGAAGGGTGAGGATCATACTGGGCTGGTGCTGTGTGATACCATGGGTATGAGTGAAGACGGGATGACCGGACTGACTCTTCATGACATCCTGTTAGTCGTTAAAGGCCATGTTCCTGAAGGACACAAG TTTAGCCCAGACCAGCCAGTCTCCGCCTCAGAAACTGTGGGCTATGTGAAGAGGCCGAGCCTTAAAGACAAAGTCCACTGTGTTGCCTTTGTGGTGGACGCCTCAAAAATCACAACTTACCCCAAAGGCCTGAGCACCACATTTAAACAGCTCAGAAAGCACATCAGTGACCTGG GTGTTCACCAGGTGGCGCTGCTCAGCCACGTGGACCAAGTTTGTTTGCAAACAGCCAAAGATGTCACTGGTGTTTATGAGAGCCGCACAATTCAGGATGTG atgGGTAAAGCCGCCGCTCTGTTGGGCATGtccacctcctacatcgttccagTGAAAAACTACTCGTCAGAGCTGGACCTGGATGTGAACACAGATGTGCTGCTTCTCAGTGCTGTTGATCACATCCTGCAGTATGCTGACCTGTATTTCCAGGACAACGCACCACAGAACAAAGAGCTCAAGACAGTCCTGGAGCTCTGA
- the LOC116313929 gene encoding interferon-induced protein 44-like isoform X1, producing MTHRRDCPLIRLNVLVCAPCPVRAPDARVTNSAGVWHNTWNNYLGTPVCIPPCVYSKDRDPCSHSLVRLEQEIQSLSLLCSNKQESKMNPRLTQSQQRTICAQLGRVKLKLLYKASIHGFTGAAFHQRCDNRSPTVSVGYNNSGFVFGGYTKQPFSQSGQYMNDDQAFLFTFNAENLIKYPVASTAHAVRMMAHNGPYFGEALVLLNGSQAVAHTNPGKYYNFPAAEMHGNDLNLTECEVYQVEESTELERPWRTVTWESKKRTELTESIKSYKPTVSSVTQPRVLLIGPVGAGKSSFFNSVNSVFRGHVTSQAISGSSSTSLTTQFRTYSVKAGREGKPLPIILCDTMGLEETKGAGLDIDDLGSILKGHLPDCYQFNPSAPLHPEAHGYRTSPGLKDKIHCVAYVIDASKVSIMPTGLEEKLDAIRRKVNLIGIPQLVLLTKVDEACPLVKEDVRNVYKSGYIKDVMQEVGSRLGVPLSCVVPVKNYSEELELDMNCDILLLSAVIQMLRFVDNYFDELSDRMSNMQTKD from the exons ATGACACACAGACGTGATTGTCCTCTTATCAGGCTAAACGTCCTCGTCTGCGCTCCGTGCCCAGTGCGCGCTCCCGACGCACGGGTAACAAACTCTGCCGgtgtttggcacaacacctggaatAACTACCTTGGCACACCTGTTTGTATTCCTCCATGCGTTTACAGCAAGGACCGCGATCCCTGCTCACATTCCCTCGTCCGCCTGGAACAGGAG ATTCAGTCACTTTCTTTACTGTGCTCAAACAAGCAAGAGTCCAAAATGAACCCCAGACTAACACAAAGCCAGCAGAGAACAATCTGCGCTCAGCTGGGAAGAGTCAAACTTAAGCTGCTGTACAAGGCCAGCATCCACGGCTTCACTGGTGCGGCGTTTCACCAACGATGTGACAACCGCTCTCCCACTGTGTCTGTGGGCTACAACAACTCTGGTTTTGTGTTTGGAGGCTACACCAAACAACCTTTTAGTCAGTCTGGACAGTACATGAATGATGATCAGgcttttcttttcacatttaATGCTGAAAACCTCATCAAATATCCAGTTGCTAGTACTGCACATGCAGTGAGAATGATGGCTCACAATGGGCCTTATTTTGGAGAAGCACTGGTTCTTCTCAATGGAAGCCAAGCAGTAGCACACACCAATCCAGGAAAGTATTACAACTTCCCTGCTGCAGAGATGCATGGCAATGATCTCAACCTAACTGAGTGTGAAGTCTACCAAGTGGAGG AAAGCACTGAACTTGAGAGGCCATGGAGGACTGTAACCTGGGAATCTAA GAAGAGGACGGAGCTGACTGAGAGCATTAAAAGCTACAAACCCACAGTCAGCTCTGTGACCCAGCCTCGGGTTTTGCTCATTGGACCAGTTGGAGCTGGAAAGTCCAGCTTCTTTAACTCTGTCAACTCTGTATTCAGAGGCCACGTCACCAGCCAGGCCATATCTGGCTCCTCCTCCACCAGCCTCACCACACAG TTTCGCACCTACTCTGTGAAAGCTGGCCGTGAAGGGAAACCTCTGCCAATAATCTTGTGTGATACCATGGGACTGGAGGAGACCAAAGGGGCGGGGCTTGACATCGATGACCTCGGCAGCATCCTCAAAGGTCACCTGCCAGACTGTTATCAG TTCAACCCTTCAGCTCCTCTGCATCCTGAGGCCCACGGCTATCGCACATCTCCTGGACTCAAGGATAAGATCCACTGTGTGGCCTATGTTATTGATGCTTCCAAGGTCTCCATCATGCCCACAGGGCTGGAGGAGAAGCTGGATGCTATCCGCAGAAAGGTCAACCTAATAG GTATTCCTCAGCTGGTCCTCCTCACTAAAGTAGATGAAGCCTGCCCACTGGTGAAAGAGGATGTGAGAAACGTTTATAAGAGTGGCTACATTAAAGATGTG ATGCAGGAGGTCGGCTCTCGGCTCGGTGTGCCGTTGTCCTGTGTTGTTCCGGTGAAGAACTACAGCGAGGAGTTGGAGTTGGACATGAATTGTGACATCCTGTTGCTCAGCGCCGTCATCCAGATGCTTCGCTTTGTTGATAATTACTTTGATGAGCTCAGTGACCGAATGAGCAACATGCAAACCAAAGACTAG
- the LOC116313929 gene encoding interferon-induced protein 44-like isoform X2: MRLQQGPRSLLTFPRPPGTGESTELERPWRTVTWESKKRTELTESIKSYKPTVSSVTQPRVLLIGPVGAGKSSFFNSVNSVFRGHVTSQAISGSSSTSLTTQFRTYSVKAGREGKPLPIILCDTMGLEETKGAGLDIDDLGSILKGHLPDCYQFNPSAPLHPEAHGYRTSPGLKDKIHCVAYVIDASKVSIMPTGLEEKLDAIRRKVNLIGIPQLVLLTKVDEACPLVKEDVRNVYKSGYIKDVMQEVGSRLGVPLSCVVPVKNYSEELELDMNCDILLLSAVIQMLRFVDNYFDELSDRMSNMQTKD, translated from the exons ATGCGTTTACAGCAAGGACCGCGATCCCTGCTCACATTCCCTCGTCCGCCTGGAACAGGAG AAAGCACTGAACTTGAGAGGCCATGGAGGACTGTAACCTGGGAATCTAA GAAGAGGACGGAGCTGACTGAGAGCATTAAAAGCTACAAACCCACAGTCAGCTCTGTGACCCAGCCTCGGGTTTTGCTCATTGGACCAGTTGGAGCTGGAAAGTCCAGCTTCTTTAACTCTGTCAACTCTGTATTCAGAGGCCACGTCACCAGCCAGGCCATATCTGGCTCCTCCTCCACCAGCCTCACCACACAG TTTCGCACCTACTCTGTGAAAGCTGGCCGTGAAGGGAAACCTCTGCCAATAATCTTGTGTGATACCATGGGACTGGAGGAGACCAAAGGGGCGGGGCTTGACATCGATGACCTCGGCAGCATCCTCAAAGGTCACCTGCCAGACTGTTATCAG TTCAACCCTTCAGCTCCTCTGCATCCTGAGGCCCACGGCTATCGCACATCTCCTGGACTCAAGGATAAGATCCACTGTGTGGCCTATGTTATTGATGCTTCCAAGGTCTCCATCATGCCCACAGGGCTGGAGGAGAAGCTGGATGCTATCCGCAGAAAGGTCAACCTAATAG GTATTCCTCAGCTGGTCCTCCTCACTAAAGTAGATGAAGCCTGCCCACTGGTGAAAGAGGATGTGAGAAACGTTTATAAGAGTGGCTACATTAAAGATGTG ATGCAGGAGGTCGGCTCTCGGCTCGGTGTGCCGTTGTCCTGTGTTGTTCCGGTGAAGAACTACAGCGAGGAGTTGGAGTTGGACATGAATTGTGACATCCTGTTGCTCAGCGCCGTCATCCAGATGCTTCGCTTTGTTGATAATTACTTTGATGAGCTCAGTGACCGAATGAGCAACATGCAAACCAAAGACTAG